One window of the Alphaproteobacteria bacterium genome contains the following:
- the traW gene encoding type-F conjugative transfer system protein TraW translates to MKLNHILFIICVLPCGAKDLGVIGTTFEIVEKSLLKVIEERLQDLQTSGKLAEHQKELQERVRQSIDRPRPVEGLQKTTTYQSRDYDPSFVLDKDIKDHEGNMIATAGTKYNPLVYHSFGKPLLLIDGDDALQVNWALSQEGKIVLTQGTPLQLTKEHKRTFFFDQGGVLVKKLGLSKVPTRVSQKDKVLLIEEITLKDQANELYANKDQDDE, encoded by the coding sequence AAACTTAATCACATCCTCTTCATTATTTGTGTTCTTCCATGCGGCGCCAAGGATTTGGGCGTCATTGGTACAACATTTGAGATCGTTGAAAAAAGCTTATTAAAAGTCATTGAAGAAAGACTTCAAGATCTACAAACTTCTGGCAAACTTGCAGAGCATCAAAAGGAACTCCAAGAGAGGGTTCGTCAATCCATTGATCGCCCCCGACCTGTCGAGGGTCTTCAAAAGACGACCACCTATCAATCTAGAGATTATGATCCTTCCTTTGTTTTGGATAAAGACATCAAAGATCATGAGGGCAATATGATCGCAACTGCGGGAACCAAATATAACCCTCTCGTTTATCATTCGTTTGGGAAACCGCTTCTGCTGATTGATGGAGATGATGCACTCCAAGTGAATTGGGCCTTATCACAAGAAGGCAAGATCGTCCTGACTCAAGGAACGCCCCTTCAATTAACCAAAGAGCATAAAAGAACATTCTTCTTTGACCAAGGTGGCGTGTTGGTGAAGAAACTCGGGCTTTCCAAAGTTCCTACCCGCGTGTCTCAGAAGGACAAGGTACTCCTAATCGAAGAGATTACCCTAAAGGATCAAGCTAATGAGCTTTATGCTAATAAGGACCAAGATGATGAATAG